One window of the Staphylococcus equorum genome contains the following:
- a CDS encoding AEC family transporter, whose translation MSEMLYILQTVLLPIFIMIFLGFILQKKFTLDLKTLAKLNIYVFVPGFIFVKFYKTDFAIKLLFYIVIFFILYMVVLYIIGKLLSTIRKTDKGEATTLTNSILFFNSGNYGVPVNDLVFKGDPLAMSVQVIVLSLQNIFTFSYGIFAIQSLQIGKLQALLGYFKMPVLYALVLAIILNYNNVPIPEFIWTPANYVADAMIAVALLLLGAQIANIKFSFKWSISYIYIFVRLVIGPLIALVIIKLLGLEGVIAQTLFIASAMPTSVNSSVIAQEYDNHPELAAQLVFLSTLLSAVTVVIVIYFSRILF comes from the coding sequence ATGAGTGAGATGTTGTATATTTTACAAACTGTACTTTTACCTATTTTTATCATGATTTTTTTAGGGTTTATTTTACAAAAGAAATTCACATTAGATTTAAAGACGCTAGCTAAATTAAATATATATGTATTTGTACCAGGGTTTATATTTGTGAAGTTTTATAAAACAGATTTCGCTATAAAGCTTTTATTTTACATAGTCATTTTCTTTATTTTGTATATGGTCGTCCTATATATAATTGGTAAGCTGTTGTCTACTATTCGTAAAACAGATAAAGGGGAAGCAACAACGTTGACGAATAGCATTCTGTTTTTCAATTCAGGCAACTATGGCGTTCCAGTTAATGATTTAGTGTTTAAAGGCGATCCATTAGCTATGTCTGTGCAAGTTATTGTATTGTCATTACAAAATATATTCACTTTTTCATACGGAATTTTTGCGATTCAGTCGTTGCAAATAGGGAAATTACAGGCGCTACTTGGATATTTTAAAATGCCAGTTTTATACGCTTTGGTGTTAGCTATTATTTTAAATTATAATAATGTGCCAATACCAGAATTTATTTGGACGCCAGCAAATTACGTGGCGGATGCAATGATTGCTGTTGCATTATTATTGCTAGGGGCTCAAATTGCGAATATTAAATTCAGCTTTAAATGGTCAATTTCTTATATTTATATATTTGTGAGACTAGTTATTGGTCCACTTATTGCTTTAGTGATTATTAAATTACTTGGTTTAGAAGGCGTGATTGCACAAACGTTATTTATCGCTTCTGCTATGCCAACATCGGTAAATAGTTCAGTTATTGCGCAAGAATATGATAACCACCCAGAACTTGCTGCGCAATTGGTCTTCTTATCAACACTACTAAGTGCAGTAACAGTAGTCATCGTCATCTATTTTTCTAGAATTCTATTTTAA
- the xylB gene encoding xylulokinase, which yields MTDAVLGIDIGTSSVKVIAVNRHGKVLQSASESLDIIQPQNGFNEQHPEAWFKATKRCIKRLMVTDEVKHMHISGLSLSGQMHSLVILDDNGEPLRNAILWNDTRTTPQCEVIREKLGDYVLDNPVLEGFTLTKLLWIKENEPEHWRNTKVFLLPKDYVRFKLTGKLNMEYSDASSTLLFDHKCKAWDENIGEQFDIHNIYPKLVASHKLVGYMDEKIATKLGLNGQVAVIAGGGDNACGALGAGMIKTNETLCSIGTSGVVLSCESEKHTEYRRNMHYFNHALEDMAYVMGVTLAAGDSLQWLRRNILGYLSYDEIITMASQSQVGSNGLLFTPYLSGERTPHGDSNIRGSFIGLSGLHSSGDMARAVIEGITFSLFESIKYLRDCGKDIQHIVSIGGGAKSDFWLQLQADIFNAEISKLKYEEGPCMGAAILAVCGLGWYESIEAATKQFIRYEKSFKPDSEKHKQYMQYFALYKSVYRQTQSLTASLLEISKSKK from the coding sequence TTGACTGATGCAGTGTTAGGTATTGATATTGGAACAAGCTCTGTTAAAGTAATAGCAGTAAATAGACATGGTAAAGTTTTACAGAGTGCAAGCGAATCTCTAGACATCATACAGCCACAAAATGGGTTTAATGAACAACATCCAGAAGCGTGGTTTAAAGCAACTAAACGATGTATTAAGCGATTAATGGTGACAGATGAAGTTAAGCATATGCATATTAGCGGACTATCACTTTCAGGACAAATGCATAGTTTAGTAATATTGGACGATAATGGCGAACCACTACGAAATGCAATTCTTTGGAACGATACAAGGACTACACCTCAATGTGAAGTTATTAGAGAAAAACTAGGTGATTATGTGTTAGATAATCCTGTATTAGAAGGTTTTACCCTTACGAAATTATTATGGATAAAGGAAAATGAACCTGAACATTGGCGCAATACGAAAGTGTTTTTATTACCTAAGGATTATGTTCGATTCAAATTAACTGGCAAGTTAAATATGGAATATTCAGATGCCTCAAGTACATTATTATTTGATCATAAGTGCAAAGCTTGGGATGAAAATATTGGTGAACAATTTGATATTCATAATATTTACCCTAAACTTGTAGCTTCACATAAATTAGTTGGTTATATGGACGAGAAGATAGCAACAAAACTCGGACTAAATGGGCAAGTGGCTGTTATTGCAGGTGGTGGTGATAATGCATGTGGAGCGCTTGGTGCGGGAATGATTAAAACCAATGAAACACTTTGTAGTATTGGCACTTCAGGCGTGGTCTTATCATGTGAAAGTGAAAAACATACGGAGTATCGCCGGAATATGCATTATTTTAATCATGCTTTAGAAGATATGGCTTATGTTATGGGCGTGACACTTGCTGCTGGTGACAGTTTGCAGTGGCTACGCCGAAATATATTAGGATATTTAAGCTATGATGAAATCATTACCATGGCGAGTCAATCACAGGTTGGCAGTAATGGATTATTATTCACACCATATCTATCGGGAGAACGCACGCCACATGGGGATTCCAACATCAGAGGGAGCTTTATAGGTTTAAGTGGCTTACATAGTAGTGGTGACATGGCACGGGCAGTTATTGAAGGTATAACCTTTTCTTTATTCGAGTCGATAAAATATTTACGCGATTGTGGTAAAGATATTCAACATATCGTGTCTATCGGTGGCGGGGCAAAAAGCGACTTTTGGTTGCAATTACAAGCCGATATATTTAATGCTGAAATTAGTAAATTGAAGTATGAAGAAGGGCCTTGTATGGGTGCGGCAATCTTGGCTGTATGTGGTCTAGGATGGTATGAAAGTATCGAAGCGGCTACAAAGCAATTTATACGTTATGAAAAATCTTTTAAACCAGATAGTGAGAAACACAAACAATATATGCAATATTTTGCTTTATATAAAAGTGTATATCGACAAACTCAAAGTCTTACAGCTAGTTTACTAGAAATATCTAAAAGTAAAAAATAG
- a CDS encoding thiamine phosphate synthase: MKTLFIAITQYKYLNAVEIKQYIKIEQFIDYLIIRTPMETAELIDWVHLLNQSGFPKSKIIIHDNLTVLTRCKLRAIHFKEKDERIADFKYNHPDIQVSMSTHDTKHIAQAEALQLAFVLYGHIFKTNSKPNQHPRTENEINKALKFNIPIIALGGINTQTLKELPNGFKGIAGISIFAQQNVNEIKQLKEAWQTYV; encoded by the coding sequence GTGAAAACATTGTTTATAGCAATTACACAGTATAAGTATTTAAATGCAGTAGAAATTAAGCAGTATATCAAAATAGAGCAGTTTATAGACTATTTAATTATCAGAACACCAATGGAGACGGCTGAATTGATTGATTGGGTTCATTTGCTTAATCAATCCGGCTTTCCTAAAAGTAAAATAATTATTCATGACAATTTAACTGTATTAACACGATGCAAGTTACGTGCGATTCATTTTAAAGAAAAAGATGAGCGCATAGCGGACTTTAAATATAATCATCCAGACATCCAAGTTAGTATGTCTACACACGACACAAAACATATAGCGCAAGCAGAAGCATTACAGTTAGCATTTGTCTTATATGGACATATTTTTAAAACCAATTCCAAACCGAATCAACATCCAAGGACAGAAAATGAAATAAATAAAGCGTTAAAATTCAATATCCCAATTATCGCTTTAGGCGGTATCAATACACAAACTTTAAAAGAGCTACCTAATGGATTCAAAGGCATTGCAGGGATTTCCATTTTTGCGCAACAAAACGTAAATGAAATCAAACAGCTGAAGGAGGCTTGGCAGACGTATGTATGA
- a CDS encoding NAD(P)/FAD-dependent oxidoreductase, translating to MYDVIIIGSGVMGMSIARELSKSDIKIAVIDRDIPGKHASFKAGGMLGAQNEFTEDSDLFHIARESQVMFEPLRDSLLDEVGLDIEYLDSGLIKLASSIDDNASVEKQYKFLQQYNRDVELLPAKSLKERTNGNVISDNLSAMYIPNDNQINANKYTKALLKSLEQRGIHRIYNTEVSDITPLNPGYRVVTDTDVLTAEKVVVAGGAWSGKLLSHHMPNSSVTGVKGEVLLVEHPNLSLETTLFTTNGCYVVPKMKNRYLIGATSYFDDYSVGVSQLGKKWLLQQATMHIPNLRDGKLINQWSGIRPYTSGEKPIMDEVAKHLFIISGHYRNGILLSPYVGKWMGDWIQYDRKPEQFADFIIERGKTNEVHYKR from the coding sequence ATGTATGATGTCATAATCATTGGCTCTGGTGTAATGGGCATGTCAATCGCGAGAGAATTAAGTAAATCAGATATCAAAATTGCTGTGATAGATCGTGATATACCAGGGAAACATGCTTCATTTAAAGCTGGAGGCATGCTTGGTGCTCAAAATGAATTTACTGAAGACAGTGATTTGTTTCATATAGCACGAGAGTCTCAAGTTATGTTCGAGCCACTGAGGGATAGTTTGCTAGATGAAGTAGGCTTAGATATTGAATATCTGGATAGTGGTTTAATTAAACTCGCAAGCAGTATTGATGATAATGCAAGTGTTGAAAAGCAATACAAATTTCTGCAGCAATACAACCGAGATGTGGAATTATTGCCTGCAAAGTCACTGAAAGAAAGAACGAATGGCAACGTAATATCAGACAATTTATCCGCGATGTATATACCGAATGATAATCAAATCAATGCCAATAAATACACGAAAGCGTTATTAAAATCATTAGAACAACGGGGCATTCACCGTATTTACAACACAGAAGTTAGTGACATAACACCATTAAATCCAGGATATCGTGTGGTAACGGATACAGATGTGTTAACTGCGGAAAAGGTAGTGGTCGCTGGAGGAGCTTGGAGTGGAAAATTATTGAGCCACCACATGCCAAACAGTAGTGTTACAGGAGTTAAGGGTGAAGTGTTACTTGTAGAGCATCCAAATCTGTCTTTAGAAACAACGCTATTTACTACAAATGGTTGTTACGTTGTTCCAAAAATGAAAAATCGTTATTTAATTGGAGCCACAAGTTATTTTGATGATTATTCAGTAGGTGTTTCTCAATTAGGGAAAAAATGGTTGTTACAACAGGCTACGATGCATATTCCTAACTTAAGAGATGGTAAATTAATCAATCAATGGTCAGGCATTAGACCTTATACCTCAGGTGAAAAACCCATTATGGATGAAGTAGCTAAACATTTATTTATCATTTCAGGACATTATCGCAATGGCATTTTACTATCACCTTACGTTGGAAAATGGATGGGCGATTGGATTCAGTATGATCGTAAGCCGGAACAATTTGCAGATTTTATAATTGAAAGGGGTAAGACCAATGAAGTGCATTATAAACGGTGA
- the thiS gene encoding sulfur carrier protein ThiS, with protein sequence MKCIINGDNFTFDRALSIQEVIQELDLDETRMIVEHNEQLIQREQFSKHKVTDDDRLELLEFVGGG encoded by the coding sequence ATGAAGTGCATTATAAACGGTGACAACTTTACTTTTGATAGGGCATTAAGTATTCAGGAAGTGATTCAAGAACTAGATTTGGATGAAACGCGTATGATTGTGGAACATAATGAACAATTAATTCAGAGAGAACAATTTTCAAAGCATAAGGTTACGGATGACGATCGTTTGGAATTATTAGAATTTGTAGGAGGCGGATAA
- a CDS encoding thiazole synthase — protein MFKIGEFKLNSRLLLGTGKFDSEAIQTEAIEASGTEVLTFAVRRMNLYDKKLPNPLAKVDLSKFITFPNTAGAKSAEEAVRIAEIANHAGVCDMIKVEVIGDDETLLPDPLETYKACEILLDKGYTVCPYISNDVVLAKRLEDLGVHAIMPLASPIGTGRGINNPLNLRYIIEKVNVPVIVDAGIGSPKDACHAMELGADGILLNTAISSAQNPVKMAEAMKLGIHAGRLSYEAGRIPVKYTAQASSPTEGIGFL, from the coding sequence ATGTTCAAGATAGGCGAATTTAAGTTAAATTCAAGATTATTATTAGGAACAGGGAAATTTGATAGTGAAGCGATACAAACTGAAGCAATCGAGGCGTCAGGGACAGAGGTTTTGACCTTTGCAGTACGTCGAATGAATTTATATGATAAAAAGTTACCCAATCCATTAGCGAAAGTAGACTTATCTAAATTCATTACTTTTCCTAATACTGCCGGGGCCAAATCAGCAGAAGAAGCAGTCCGCATAGCTGAAATCGCAAATCATGCAGGTGTCTGTGACATGATAAAAGTAGAAGTTATAGGAGACGATGAAACGTTATTACCCGACCCGTTAGAAACGTATAAAGCTTGTGAAATCTTGTTAGATAAAGGTTATACAGTTTGTCCTTATATTTCTAATGATGTGGTATTAGCAAAACGATTAGAAGATTTAGGTGTGCATGCAATTATGCCACTCGCATCACCGATAGGCACGGGAAGAGGTATTAATAATCCTTTGAATTTACGTTATATAATCGAAAAAGTAAATGTTCCTGTCATAGTTGATGCGGGTATTGGTTCTCCTAAAGATGCCTGTCATGCAATGGAACTCGGAGCAGATGGTATCCTACTTAATACGGCAATATCTAGCGCACAAAATCCAGTGAAAATGGCGGAAGCGATGAAATTAGGTATTCATGCAGGTAGGTTGAGTTATGAAGCGGGAAGAATACCAGTGAAATACACAGCACAAGCTTCAAGCCCTACTGAAGGTATAGGGTTCCTATGA
- a CDS encoding ThiF family adenylyltransferase, producing the protein MTQRYDRQMRYEPFGKYGQAQLQQTHVMIMGAGALGSQCAELLTRMGVGQLTIIDMDIVEESNLHRQATYVEADATQMLPKVEALKVHLGQINSEVQVQALYQEITNTNIEALLCQHQPDIVLDGMDHFAIRYLINEVCHKLGVPWIYGAAVGSKGTVYAIDYHGPCLKCMLGTTPSTGESCAINGVLPPVIHQVASMEVSELLRWLSGKGFSRKLTTMDCYTMQYKTLNIDTLKNNNCPICNEGNYEYLNMAQQNSIEKQCGNVFLLRFTPQIFKYTDLLPVKVMKSNYFAKMISYRDYEITLFKDGRMNVYGIENEDQAVALYEEFLKCLK; encoded by the coding sequence ATGACACAACGCTATGATCGTCAAATGCGTTATGAACCATTTGGTAAATATGGACAAGCGCAATTGCAACAGACACATGTCATGATTATGGGCGCAGGTGCGCTTGGAAGCCAATGTGCAGAGTTGTTAACTCGAATGGGTGTTGGTCAGCTCACTATTATCGATATGGATATTGTAGAAGAATCCAATTTACACAGACAGGCTACTTATGTTGAAGCAGATGCCACGCAAATGCTGCCTAAAGTAGAAGCGTTAAAAGTACATCTTGGACAAATTAATAGTGAAGTTCAAGTACAGGCGTTATATCAAGAGATTACAAATACAAATATAGAAGCATTACTCTGTCAACATCAACCTGATATCGTACTGGATGGAATGGATCATTTTGCGATTAGGTATTTGATTAATGAAGTTTGTCATAAATTAGGTGTGCCATGGATTTATGGAGCAGCTGTAGGCAGTAAGGGTACAGTATATGCCATTGATTATCATGGGCCATGCTTAAAATGTATGCTTGGTACAACGCCATCTACAGGGGAAAGTTGCGCAATAAATGGTGTACTTCCTCCAGTGATTCATCAAGTGGCAAGCATGGAAGTATCAGAGTTATTAAGGTGGCTGTCTGGAAAAGGTTTTTCTAGAAAGTTAACAACGATGGACTGCTATACGATGCAGTATAAAACACTTAATATAGATACATTAAAAAACAATAACTGCCCTATCTGTAACGAAGGAAATTATGAATATCTCAACATGGCTCAACAAAATTCTATTGAAAAACAGTGCGGTAATGTATTTCTATTGAGATTTACTCCTCAAATATTTAAATATACAGATTTACTACCAGTGAAAGTCATGAAAAGTAATTATTTCGCTAAAATGATATCTTATCGAGATTATGAAATAACGCTATTTAAAGACGGCAGAATGAACGTGTATGGTATTGAAAATGAAGACCAAGCTGTAGCATTATATGAAGAATTTCTAAAATGCTTAAAGTGA
- the nrdD gene encoding anaerobic ribonucleoside-triphosphate reductase gives MVKRDNVNKLETNLKNLITKDPTVVNENANKDSSTFSTMRDLTAGVVSKSYALDYLLPKHVAEAHKQGDIHFHDLDYHPFQPLTNCCLIDAEIMLEDGFQIGNATVTSPKSIQTASAQLVQIIANVSSSQYGGCTIDRVDELLSKYALFNEQKHRKVAEKFVNAADIDTFVDNQVTQDIGDAIESLEYEINTLYTSNGQTPFVTLGFGLGIDKYSRKIQQAIFHTRIKGLGKDRITAIFPKLVFSIKKGVNFSESDPNYDIKQLALECSTKRMYPDILNYDKTVELLGDFKAPMGCRSFLPAWKNEAGEYENNGRCNLGVVTLNVPRIALESDGDIELFWKLFHERMNIMHDALVYRLERIAEATPDNAPILYKNGAFKHRLTDNDSVMDLFKGKRATLSMGYIGLYEAATVFFGPNWESKSKGKAFTLAILKAMKVYQLRWTEKYDVWFSIYSTPSESLTDRFCRLDREKFGDVADITDKGYYQNSFHYDVRKDVTPFKKIDFEKDYPVYASGGYIHYCEYPKLNHNLKALEAVWDYSYDKVSYLGTNIPIDHCRKCDFKGDFKTTAKGYRCPECGNDDPTTVDVVKRTCGYLGNPVQRPTIEGRHKEMCARVKHLKDTTL, from the coding sequence ATAGTAAAGAGGGATAATGTGAATAAACTTGAAACGAATTTAAAAAATCTTATTACTAAAGATCCTACAGTAGTTAATGAAAATGCCAATAAAGATAGTTCTACGTTTTCAACAATGAGAGATTTAACGGCGGGAGTAGTTTCTAAATCATATGCATTGGACTATTTACTGCCAAAGCATGTGGCTGAAGCGCATAAACAGGGAGATATTCATTTTCATGATTTAGATTATCATCCTTTTCAACCATTAACGAATTGTTGCTTAATCGATGCTGAAATTATGCTAGAAGACGGTTTTCAAATAGGTAACGCAACAGTGACTTCACCGAAATCGATTCAAACAGCATCTGCGCAGTTAGTACAGATTATTGCGAATGTATCGAGTAGTCAGTATGGCGGTTGCACAATTGATAGAGTCGATGAATTGTTAAGTAAGTACGCTCTATTTAATGAGCAAAAACACCGCAAAGTTGCAGAAAAATTTGTGAATGCAGCGGATATTGATACATTTGTGGATAATCAAGTGACACAAGATATAGGCGATGCTATTGAGAGTTTAGAGTATGAAATTAATACTTTATATACATCTAATGGACAGACGCCATTTGTAACACTGGGATTTGGACTCGGTATAGATAAATATAGCCGTAAAATTCAGCAAGCAATTTTTCACACGCGTATTAAAGGATTAGGTAAAGACCGCATTACCGCAATTTTTCCTAAATTAGTATTTTCCATCAAAAAGGGTGTGAATTTCAGTGAATCAGATCCCAATTATGATATTAAACAACTTGCGCTAGAATGTTCTACAAAGCGTATGTACCCAGATATTTTAAATTATGATAAAACTGTGGAATTGCTAGGCGATTTCAAAGCACCGATGGGATGTCGTTCATTTTTACCTGCATGGAAAAATGAAGCAGGTGAATATGAAAATAATGGTAGATGTAATCTTGGGGTAGTGACACTCAATGTACCACGCATTGCATTAGAATCTGATGGAGATATAGAACTATTTTGGAAATTATTCCATGAACGCATGAATATCATGCATGATGCGTTAGTGTATCGTTTAGAGCGAATAGCAGAAGCAACACCTGATAATGCTCCTATTTTATATAAAAATGGCGCATTTAAACATCGTTTAACAGACAATGATAGTGTGATGGACCTATTTAAAGGTAAACGTGCAACATTGTCTATGGGGTATATCGGTTTATATGAAGCGGCTACAGTATTCTTTGGTCCGAATTGGGAAAGTAAGTCCAAAGGCAAAGCATTTACGTTAGCTATTTTAAAAGCCATGAAAGTTTATCAACTACGTTGGACTGAAAAATACGATGTGTGGTTCAGCATATATAGTACACCAAGTGAATCTTTAACAGATAGATTTTGCAGATTAGATCGAGAAAAATTTGGTGACGTTGCTGACATTACAGATAAAGGCTACTACCAAAATTCATTCCATTATGATGTACGTAAAGACGTTACACCATTTAAGAAAATAGATTTTGAAAAAGATTATCCTGTATATGCGAGCGGTGGGTATATTCACTATTGCGAGTATCCAAAGCTCAATCATAATTTGAAAGCTTTGGAAGCGGTTTGGGATTATTCCTATGACAAGGTGAGCTATCTAGGGACGAATATCCCTATCGATCATTGTCGTAAATGTGATTTTAAAGGAGATTTCAAAACAACAGCTAAAGGTTATCGATGTCCTGAATGTGGTAATGATGACCCAACAACCGTAGATGTCGTTAAACGAACTTGCGGTTATTTAGGCAATCCTGTACAACGGCCGACAATTGAAGGTCGTCATAAAGAAATGTGTGCACGTGTTAAACACTTGAAAGATACAACATTATGA